The following are from one region of the Leptospira neocaledonica genome:
- a CDS encoding GlmU family protein — protein sequence MGRIQRIWIDERETPPGLGALTRIRSFSEIRDGVLTPLQRLREQYPDSKILYSHSNSAFEKTFFERNPKINEYDGKDVDLIIRPEEFLPWKSLESVGKNIDLDLENHKDLRKWARKLKVKSGDFQVVGKSKHVHIHPSAKIYPGVVIDVTSGPVIIDKDAKVTSFSFLEGPLYIGQGTHVDNARITGNTSIGNVCRIGGEVGDSIILDFTNKHHEGFLGHSVVGSWVNLGALSTTSDLKNNYGVVKIREEHTEVTTGSIKFGSIIGDFSKIGIGVMLNTGTVIDFGCNVVSSKASGYLPPFIWADGQAYILDLFLRDSRKIMARRNRELSHSESELIRILYETKVRK from the coding sequence GTGGGCAGAATTCAGAGAATTTGGATCGATGAGAGGGAAACTCCTCCCGGTTTGGGAGCCTTAACCAGAATTCGATCTTTCTCGGAGATTCGAGATGGGGTTTTGACTCCCCTCCAACGTTTAAGAGAGCAGTATCCTGATTCTAAGATACTGTATTCTCACTCCAATTCTGCATTCGAGAAAACATTCTTCGAAAGAAATCCTAAGATCAATGAGTACGATGGCAAGGATGTAGATCTAATCATCCGTCCTGAGGAATTTCTACCTTGGAAATCCTTAGAATCTGTGGGTAAAAACATAGATCTGGACTTGGAAAACCATAAGGACCTTCGCAAATGGGCCCGCAAGCTCAAAGTAAAGTCAGGTGATTTCCAAGTAGTAGGAAAATCTAAACACGTCCATATCCATCCCTCCGCTAAAATTTATCCAGGCGTGGTAATAGATGTAACTTCTGGACCAGTGATCATAGATAAGGATGCAAAGGTAACTTCTTTTAGCTTTTTAGAAGGTCCTTTATACATAGGCCAAGGCACTCATGTGGACAATGCTCGTATCACAGGAAATACTTCCATAGGGAATGTTTGCAGGATAGGCGGAGAAGTAGGCGATAGTATTATATTAGATTTTACGAATAAACATCACGAGGGGTTCTTAGGACATTCCGTGGTGGGAAGCTGGGTCAACCTAGGAGCATTATCCACTACCTCGGATCTAAAGAACAATTATGGTGTGGTCAAGATCAGAGAAGAACATACGGAAGTCACGACTGGTTCCATCAAATTCGGTTCTATCATAGGAGATTTTTCTAAGATAGGTATTGGAGTGATGTTGAACACAGGAACTGTGATCGATTTCGGATGTAATGTGGTTTCTTCCAAGGCGAGCGGATACCTTCCTCCGTTTATTTGGGCAGATGGACAAGCTTATATCCTGGATTTATTCTTACGTGATTCTCGCAAGATCATGGCAAGACGGAATAGAGAACTTTCTCATTCCGAATCAGAACTTATTAGAATTTTATACGAAACCAAGGTCCGGAAATAA
- a CDS encoding carboxyl transferase domain-containing protein has translation MEVLESRISTSSPEYKENFKDLSEKVADLRKLLQKAGQGGGEKSIQKHKSRGKLTARERIQGLIDPNTPFLEFSALAGEKVYADDVPSAGIVTGIGKISGTPCVIVANDATVKGGTYYPLTVKKHIRAQEIALENRLPCVYLVDSGGAFLPMQDDVFPDKWHFGRIFYNQANLSRVGIPQISVVMGSCTAGGAYIPAMSDESVIVKGNGTIFLGGPPLVKAATGEIVTPEELGGADVHCRISGVTDHYAENDPHALEIARHIVSSLGARAKKLEEQISYEEPLYPAEEIYGIIQKDIRKPYDVREVIARVVDGSRFQEFKKYYGTTIVTGFANIYGKTVGIIANNGVLFSESSLKAAHFIQLCNQREIPLLFLQNITGFMVGKKYENSGIAKDGAKMVNAVSTSVVPKYTVVIGGSYGAGNYGMCGRAFGPRFLWMWPNARISVMGGEQAANVLLTVKQEQLEKDGKSLSEAEQAEFKRPILEDYDNRSSCIYSTARLWDDGVLDPARTREALGLALYSDLSPKGLEPSYAIFRM, from the coding sequence ATGGAAGTTTTGGAATCGCGTATCAGTACGTCTTCCCCTGAATATAAAGAGAATTTCAAAGACCTTTCAGAAAAGGTCGCGGATTTACGTAAACTTCTCCAAAAAGCCGGACAAGGCGGAGGAGAAAAATCCATCCAGAAGCATAAAAGCAGAGGAAAGCTCACCGCAAGAGAAAGGATACAAGGTCTCATAGATCCAAATACTCCTTTCTTGGAATTCTCCGCTTTGGCAGGGGAGAAGGTTTATGCGGACGATGTGCCTTCTGCAGGTATCGTTACAGGGATCGGAAAAATTTCAGGGACACCTTGTGTGATTGTTGCAAACGACGCCACAGTAAAAGGTGGGACTTATTATCCACTCACTGTCAAAAAACATATTCGAGCTCAAGAGATCGCATTAGAGAATCGTCTTCCTTGCGTTTATCTGGTGGATTCAGGTGGAGCATTTCTTCCGATGCAGGACGATGTATTCCCTGATAAATGGCATTTCGGTAGAATCTTTTATAACCAAGCAAATCTTTCTAGAGTGGGGATCCCTCAGATCTCTGTCGTAATGGGAAGTTGTACTGCGGGTGGTGCATACATTCCCGCTATGTCCGACGAATCTGTGATTGTAAAAGGAAATGGTACTATCTTTTTAGGAGGACCTCCTCTTGTAAAAGCTGCAACGGGAGAGATTGTCACTCCAGAAGAATTGGGCGGTGCTGATGTTCACTGTAGGATCTCAGGAGTTACTGATCATTATGCGGAGAATGATCCACATGCACTCGAGATCGCTAGACATATCGTTTCTAGTTTGGGAGCGAGAGCCAAAAAGTTAGAAGAGCAGATCTCTTACGAAGAACCTCTTTATCCTGCTGAGGAAATTTACGGAATTATCCAAAAAGATATTCGTAAACCTTACGATGTAAGAGAAGTAATCGCAAGAGTTGTGGATGGTTCCAGATTTCAAGAATTCAAAAAATATTATGGAACCACGATTGTTACAGGATTTGCGAATATTTACGGAAAGACCGTAGGCATTATTGCTAATAACGGAGTTCTATTTTCAGAAAGTTCCTTGAAGGCGGCTCATTTCATCCAGCTTTGCAACCAAAGAGAGATCCCTTTACTCTTCTTACAAAACATCACAGGTTTTATGGTAGGGAAGAAGTATGAAAACTCTGGGATCGCAAAAGACGGTGCCAAGATGGTAAATGCGGTCTCCACTTCTGTAGTTCCAAAATACACCGTGGTAATCGGAGGCTCTTACGGAGCTGGAAATTACGGAATGTGCGGCCGAGCATTCGGACCTAGATTCCTGTGGATGTGGCCAAACGCTAGAATTTCCGTGATGGGAGGAGAACAAGCTGCGAACGTTTTACTTACTGTGAAACAGGAACAATTGGAGAAGGATGGCAAATCACTCTCCGAAGCGGAACAGGCAGAGTTCAAGAGACCAATATTAGAAGATTATGATAATCGTTCTTCTTGTATCTATTCTACTGCAAGACTTTGGGATGATGGGGTCCTGGATCCGGCTCGTACAAGAGAAGCTTTAGGTTTGGCATTGTATTCTGACCTTTCTCCTAAAGGTCTAGAGCCTTCTTATGCAATCTTCCGGATGTAA